The Hydra vulgaris chromosome 11, alternate assembly HydraT2T_AEP genome contains a region encoding:
- the LOC136086905 gene encoding uncharacterized protein LOC136086905, whose amino-acid sequence MWIAISDRGMSEPLFRTFKAVAINSSIYINECIEKRLLPFIQKYHGEFNYLFWPDLASSRYSNVSLNWMDQYVYYVDKESNPPNVPQAQPIENFWGHLAQKVYEGDWQASTEQVLIDRIKLKLQKIDLNFLQSHMKGVRAKLRSIADGGVFSYKK is encoded by the coding sequence ATGTGGATAGCCATATCTGACCGTGGTATGTCCGAGCCATTGTTTCGCACCTTCAAGGCTGTAGCGATCAATTCATCaatctatattaatgaatgtatAGAAAAACGACTTCTTCCATTTATTCAAAAGTATCATGGAGagtttaactatttattttggcCAGATTTAGCAAGTTCTCGTTATTCTAATGTTTCTCTAAATTGGATGGACCAATATGTCTATTACGTTGATAAAGAATCCAATCCCCCAAATGTGCCTCAAGCACAaccaattgaaaatttttgggGACATTTGGCACAGAAGGTTTACGAGGGAGATTGGCAAGCTTCAACAGAGCAAGTTTTGATTGATCGCATTAAactaaaactacaaaaaattgatttaaactttttacaatcgCATATGAAAGGCGTCAGAGCAAAATTGAGATCAATTGCAGATGGTGgtgttttttcatataaaaaataa
- the LOC136086906 gene encoding uncharacterized protein LOC136086906, with protein MRISVDGHEICVVASDGYDIKPYIAKSVIVHPGERFDFILNANKTQDNYWIMAGSMEGASNNEPTTSKQLCFKGSFCKVVNCPFKYFPEHLNLGCVLMSDFHNADNEDPFPTFTADSKEYFLNFAFPGSIVTPGAVNGRKFEFPVVNSLTQRDEINGYDCNKHNCGLDKVCYYHYELKIPRDKTIQMIFTNIGSGAGWGHQFISNS; from the exons ATGCGCATTTCAGTTGATGGGCACGAGATTTGCGTCGTTGCATCAGATGGGTATGATATCAAGCCATACATAGCTAAATCTGTTATCGTTCACCCTGGAGAGCGTTTTGATTTTATACTAAATGCTAATAAAACACAAGATAATTATTGGATTATGGCGGGAAGTATGGag GGAGCTTCTAACAATGAACCTACAACAAGTAAGCAACTTTGTTTTAAAGGAAGTTTTTGTAAAGTTGTAAACTGCCCTTTCAAATACTTTCCTGAACATCTTAATCTTGGTTGCGTACTAATGTCTGACTTTCACAATGCTGATAATGAAGATCCGTTTCCTACATTTACGGCAGACAGCAAAGAATACTTTTTGAACTTTGCATTTCCAGGTAGCATAGTAACCCCTGGTGCTGTAAATGGAAGAAAGTTTGAGTTTCCAGTAGTAAACTCACTAACTCAACGAGATGAAATTAATGGTTATGATTGTAACAAACACAATTGTGGGCTTGATAAAGTGTGTTACTACCATTATGAGCTAAAAATTCCACGTGATAAAACAATACAAatgatatttacaaacattggaaGTGGGGCAGGATGGGGGCATCAATTCATCTCCAATTCatag
- the LOC136087208 gene encoding uncharacterized protein LOC136087208 translates to MKKALTDLDLMRCNFPCAGHKINSYTVDFLKKFNIIRYTNCKGRNIINIKRFNKDDELRTIEIAEAEARKYEEVNLLKDKLNSLIAKCKSLVSLFRHSEGNYLFEGYYLDIVKVIIVASEY, encoded by the exons atgaaaaaagcTTTAACAGATTTAGATCTAATGCGTTGCAATTTTCCATGCGCTGgtcataaaataaattcatacaCAGtcgattttttaaagaaatttaatatcATACGATATACGAACTGTAAAG ggagaaatatcataaatataaaaagatttaataaagatGACGAATTACGAACAATTGAGATAGCAGAAGCTGAAGCTCGAAAATATGAAGAAGTTAATTTACTTAAAGATAAACTTAATAGCTTGATTGCAAAGTGCAAATCATTAGTTAGTTTATTTAGACATAGTGAAGGTAATTATTTGTTTGAAGGTTATTATTTAGACATAGTAAAGGTAATTATCGTTGCCTCAGAATATTAA